In Gammaproteobacteria bacterium, a genomic segment contains:
- a CDS encoding ABC-type transport auxiliary lipoprotein family protein, with product MKTPFYALAATLLAGCSLLPKPAPPPAMHDFGPATSVPAATVVPAEAMVSAPAWLDGSAIYYRLLYSEPTELRAYADNRWLAPPAELLQARLQAAIAGGRPGGYRLHVNLLAFEQDFASAQSAQISVRAVAELQSLASGATVARRLFAVSVPVTPDVQGAVQGASRAADELLAQLLQWTQAQLAGANRK from the coding sequence ATGAAAACTCCGTTTTATGCTCTCGCCGCCACGCTGCTTGCGGGCTGCAGTCTGCTGCCCAAGCCGGCGCCGCCGCCCGCAATGCACGACTTCGGTCCGGCAACGAGCGTGCCGGCCGCAACCGTCGTTCCGGCGGAAGCGATGGTAAGCGCGCCGGCATGGCTCGACGGTAGCGCGATTTATTACCGCCTGCTTTACAGCGAACCGACCGAGCTGCGCGCCTATGCAGACAATCGCTGGCTCGCACCGCCCGCCGAGCTGCTGCAGGCGCGCCTGCAAGCGGCCATCGCCGGCGGCCGCCCCGGCGGCTACAGATTGCACGTGAACCTGCTGGCTTTCGAGCAGGACTTTGCCAGTGCCCAGTCCGCGCAGATCAGCGTGCGCGCCGTGGCGGAATTGCAGAGCCTGGCGAGCGGCGCGACCGTAGCGCGGCGTCTTTTCGCGGTGAGCGTGCCCGTCACTCCGGACGTGCAAGGTGCGGTGCAGGGCGCGTCACGTGCCGCGGACGAGTTGCTGGCGCAATTGCTGCAGTGGACGCAAGCACAGCTCGCCGGCGCGAATCGGAAATAG
- a CDS encoding MlaD family protein: MNNRAYALITGIFVLALGAAIVATAIWLTGTRVATKPYIIATTGSVAGLAPHSTVFFRGLAAGRVNSVRFDPDDPRRILIHIEVDAGIPVTRDTYAVFRLQGLTGASLLDLETSGTSRELLATSAQSPAHIPLHASLLDELGTTAPQLMGQLQTLLGALNQLLNTDNRAHVARLLAQADTASIALTRLANDLDAETRRLPALTGQMQATLAQLDRLTANLDQLTVTARAAGQQVNAETLPRLNATLSRISAASDEIRRLAASLRKNPQQVLSGPQPTPPGPGEAGYKGPPP; the protein is encoded by the coding sequence ATGAATAACCGTGCTTATGCGTTGATCACCGGCATCTTCGTCCTCGCACTGGGTGCGGCCATCGTCGCCACTGCCATCTGGCTCACCGGTACGCGGGTCGCGACCAAACCCTACATCATCGCCACCACCGGCAGTGTGGCGGGCTTGGCTCCGCACTCCACGGTGTTTTTTCGCGGCCTGGCCGCGGGGCGCGTGAACAGCGTGCGCTTTGATCCAGACGATCCGCGCCGCATCCTGATCCACATCGAAGTGGATGCCGGCATACCGGTGACGCGCGACACCTACGCGGTGTTCCGGTTGCAGGGCCTGACCGGTGCCTCGCTGCTGGATCTGGAAACCAGCGGCACGAGCCGCGAGCTGCTCGCGACCTCGGCGCAGTCACCGGCCCATATTCCCCTGCATGCCTCGCTGCTGGATGAACTCGGCACTACCGCGCCGCAGCTCATGGGCCAGTTGCAGACGCTGCTCGGCGCGCTCAATCAGTTGCTGAACACCGATAACCGCGCGCACGTGGCGCGCCTGCTGGCGCAGGCGGACACGGCCAGCATAGCGCTCACCAGACTGGCGAACGACCTCGACGCCGAAACCCGGCGCCTGCCCGCGCTTACCGGCCAGATGCAGGCCACGCTGGCGCAGCTCGACCGGCTAACGGCCAATCTTGATCAATTGACGGTCACCGCGCGCGCGGCCGGCCAGCAAGTCAATGCCGAAACCCTGCCGCGGCTGAACGCTACGCTCAGCCGAATTTCCGCCGCCTCGGACGAGATCCGCCGGCTCGCCGCCAGCCTGCGCAAGAATCCGCAGCAGGTGCTGTCGGGGCCGCAGCCAACGCCGCCCGGCCCCGGCGAGGCCGGTTACAAAGGACCGCCGCCATGA
- a CDS encoding ATP-binding cassette domain-containing protein: protein MNAECVVRLEHVGTRFGAQVVHHDINLCVYRGKILGLAGSSGSGKTTLLREMIGLQRPSEGQVWLFDERLDRVGAEELARLHRRCGILFQNGALFSALNVFDNIAFPLRESRLADETLIRQLVYLKLAMVDLEPDVAARLPSELSGGMVKRVALARALALEPELLFLDEPASGLDPITAQDFVELLGALHNELGFTVVMVTHDLDLIRDLCDHVAVLVDAQLAAWGSPDSLLQSEHPYVRRFFHGARGRRVFAAAEAAHE from the coding sequence GTGAACGCCGAGTGCGTCGTGCGTCTCGAACACGTAGGCACGCGCTTCGGCGCGCAGGTGGTGCACCACGACATCAATTTGTGCGTGTACCGCGGCAAGATCCTGGGCCTCGCGGGCAGTTCTGGTAGCGGCAAGACCACGCTGCTGCGCGAGATGATCGGCCTGCAGCGCCCCAGCGAGGGACAGGTGTGGTTGTTTGACGAACGCCTTGACCGCGTGGGTGCCGAGGAACTCGCGCGATTGCACCGTCGCTGCGGCATCCTGTTCCAGAACGGTGCGCTGTTCAGCGCGCTCAACGTGTTCGACAACATCGCGTTCCCGCTGCGCGAATCGCGGCTGGCGGACGAGACGCTCATTCGCCAGCTGGTGTACCTGAAATTGGCGATGGTGGACCTGGAGCCGGACGTGGCCGCGCGTCTGCCGTCGGAACTTTCCGGCGGCATGGTGAAGCGCGTGGCGTTGGCACGCGCGCTGGCTCTGGAGCCCGAACTGCTGTTCCTGGATGAACCGGCTTCCGGTCTGGATCCGATCACCGCGCAGGACTTCGTCGAACTGCTCGGTGCGCTGCACAACGAGCTGGGCTTCACCGTGGTCATGGTCACCCACGACCTCGACCTGATACGCGACCTGTGCGATCACGTGGCGGTGCTGGTGGACGCGCAACTGGCCGCCTGGGGGTCGCCCGACAGTCTGCTGCAGTCCGAACATCCTTACGTGCGCCGTTTCTTCCACGGCGCACGTGGCCGGCGGGTGTTCGCCGCTGCGGAGGCCGCGCATGAATAA
- a CDS encoding ABC transporter permease, with protein sequence MANSESAIPAFRVARDAGEAPRVTLTGQWTLRGLARRADLLGDELRPYARDPEVHWDLTRIQAMDSVGAFVLWQINERRPPAHLQVQPQHAALFQRWAERRVATADEHHVRRPAFADTLAAVGFAATDHLASFISLIGQFILDLAYLVARPSRIPWREISGTIYNAGARALGVMTVIGLLLGVVVSYMGGLSLQTYGAQGFIVNILGLSIVRHLSPVFTALLVAGRSGSAMTAELGVMRVTEELDALSAMGISHSLRLVLPKIIALTLVMPLLVIWTDVVALAGGVWAAHAAFDISYAHFFYSLPHVVTPVSFWLSIGKSAVFGWVIALIACEYGLRVKPNTESLSAETTNSVVTAITVVIVLDGIFAVIFKHAGLL encoded by the coding sequence TTGGCAAACAGCGAATCCGCGATCCCCGCGTTTCGTGTGGCGCGCGATGCCGGTGAAGCGCCCCGAGTGACGCTCACCGGCCAGTGGACTCTGCGCGGCCTGGCGCGCCGCGCCGATTTGCTCGGCGACGAGCTGCGACCTTACGCGCGCGATCCCGAAGTGCACTGGGATTTGACCCGCATCCAGGCCATGGACAGCGTGGGCGCGTTCGTACTGTGGCAGATCAACGAGCGACGTCCGCCGGCGCATCTGCAGGTGCAGCCACAGCATGCTGCGCTGTTCCAGCGCTGGGCCGAACGGCGCGTGGCCACGGCCGATGAGCACCATGTGCGGCGTCCGGCCTTCGCGGATACGCTGGCTGCGGTCGGTTTCGCCGCGACCGACCACCTCGCCAGCTTCATCAGCCTTATCGGCCAGTTCATCCTGGACTTGGCTTATCTGGTCGCGCGTCCCTCGCGTATCCCATGGCGGGAAATCTCCGGCACTATTTACAACGCCGGCGCGCGCGCTCTTGGCGTGATGACCGTCATCGGGCTGCTGCTCGGCGTGGTGGTGAGCTACATGGGCGGCCTGTCGTTGCAGACCTACGGCGCGCAGGGTTTCATCGTCAATATCCTGGGCCTCAGTATCGTGCGCCACCTGAGCCCAGTATTCACCGCGCTGCTGGTCGCGGGCCGCTCCGGTTCGGCCATGACCGCGGAACTCGGCGTGATGCGTGTCACCGAGGAGCTGGACGCGCTCTCCGCCATGGGCATCTCGCACAGCCTGCGTCTGGTGCTGCCCAAGATCATCGCGCTCACGCTGGTGATGCCGCTGCTGGTGATCTGGACCGACGTGGTCGCGCTGGCTGGCGGAGTGTGGGCGGCGCATGCGGCTTTTGACATCAGCTATGCGCACTTTTTCTACAGCCTGCCGCACGTGGTGACACCGGTGAGCTTCTGGCTGAGCATCGGCAAGAGCGCGGTGTTCGGCTGGGTGATCGCACTCATCGCCTGCGAGTACGGGCTGCGTGTGAAGCCCAACACCGAGAGCCTGAGCGCCGAGACCACCAATTCGGTGGTGACCGCGATCACGGTGGTAATCGTGCTCGATGGCATCTTCGCGGTGATCTTCAAACACGCGGGGCTGCTGTGA
- a CDS encoding DsrE family protein — MWQNPVIKDAGAMHPLPNAAYQPDKTAIYKALFSITHESKNPKEINDGLDHVARAVNVFASAGVPLDHLKFVVIIHGGATPIVLDNAHYKKQFGVDNPNLKVLSELKTAGVELAVCGQAVAGEDYDYSWVNPDVKIALSALSTIIILQHDGYALMPM, encoded by the coding sequence ATGTGGCAAAACCCGGTCATCAAGGACGCCGGCGCCATGCACCCGCTCCCGAATGCTGCTTACCAGCCGGATAAGACCGCCATATACAAAGCCCTGTTCAGCATTACCCACGAGAGCAAAAACCCCAAGGAAATCAACGATGGCCTGGATCACGTGGCCCGGGCGGTAAACGTGTTCGCCTCGGCGGGTGTTCCGCTCGATCATCTAAAGTTCGTGGTCATCATCCACGGCGGCGCCACGCCCATTGTGCTGGACAACGCTCACTACAAAAAACAGTTTGGTGTAGACAACCCTAACCTCAAGGTCCTCAGCGAATTGAAAACTGCCGGGGTGGAGCTTGCAGTATGCGGCCAGGCTGTGGCCGGCGAAGATTACGATTACAGTTGGGTGAATCCGGATGTGAAAATCGCGCTCTCGGCACTTTCCACCATCATCATCCTGCAACACGACGGCTACGCCCTGATGCCCATGTAG
- a CDS encoding substrate-binding domain-containing protein: MLRRFRTYLLLSAVLLATPALLAAPPDYLPPWNPPPSNGVSFTVPEIDSVADLHGDVANPQLTVFFAGNQFMVVHDLVRAFQKQYPKYRRIFVETLPPGILVEQIRKGALIMGNLRIALKPDIYTAGRDRIVELQQHRHWFSTTKDYARNRLTLMVYRGNPKHITGLKDLGRAGVRVSMPNPQWEGIARSIEALYRKAGGEPLVHEIMAVKVKNGETWLTQIHHRQTPLRILRRESDVGPVWYTEAYFQEHILHNPVESVSIPIQDNMQVTYTAGLMQNAPHPQAARAFLQFLTEPAAQAIYRHYGFMAPDSRLLAH; this comes from the coding sequence ATGCTGCGGCGTTTCCGAACTTATCTGCTATTGAGCGCGGTGCTGCTGGCCACGCCCGCACTTCTGGCAGCGCCGCCGGATTATCTGCCGCCCTGGAATCCCCCGCCGTCAAACGGTGTGTCGTTCACGGTTCCGGAAATTGACAGCGTCGCGGATTTGCATGGCGATGTGGCGAATCCCCAGCTCACGGTATTTTTCGCCGGTAATCAGTTCATGGTGGTGCATGATCTGGTGCGCGCGTTTCAGAAGCAATATCCTAAATACCGGCGTATCTTCGTGGAAACCCTGCCACCCGGTATTCTCGTCGAACAGATCCGCAAGGGCGCGCTCATCATGGGCAATCTGCGCATCGCCCTCAAACCGGATATTTACACCGCCGGCCGCGACCGTATTGTGGAATTGCAGCAGCACAGGCACTGGTTCAGCACCACTAAAGATTATGCCCGTAATCGTCTGACACTCATGGTCTATCGCGGCAATCCCAAGCACATCACCGGTCTCAAGGATTTGGGGCGTGCCGGCGTACGCGTGAGCATGCCGAATCCCCAATGGGAAGGCATCGCGCGCAGCATCGAAGCGCTGTATCGCAAAGCCGGCGGTGAGCCGCTGGTGCATGAAATCATGGCTGTAAAAGTGAAAAACGGCGAAACCTGGTTGACGCAGATCCACCATCGCCAGACGCCGCTGCGTATCCTGCGGCGTGAATCGGACGTCGGCCCGGTGTGGTACACAGAAGCCTATTTCCAGGAGCACATCCTGCACAACCCTGTCGAAAGCGTAAGCATCCCCATACAGGACAACATGCAGGTTACTTACACCGCCGGACTCATGCAGAATGCGCCGCATCCGCAGGCAGCGCGCGCGTTCCTGCAATTCCTGACCGAACCGGCAGCCCAGGCCATCTACCGGCATTACGGCTTCATGGCGCCGGATTCGCGCCTTCTGGCCCACTGA
- a CDS encoding c-type cytochrome, which yields MQRAAWLLLMVMPVVAWCSPTPPLAQTCATCHGVQGQGGEMFPRIAGQPATYLRNELQFFRSGARPNPMMQVATKGLSDADIAALAAYFSQLHPPYTPTAGTLSAAERLRGQQLVTTGDWQHGVPACARCHGPDLGGVAPQIPALAGQSPQYMASTLRLYQGMDVNAPHYFPVLIMSRVSKGLSDTDIQAVTGYIAQLKPSEKPQPSRPAHDPAYKFTAQSPDDFQPPSESAVPEGPDGDMIWEGLQVFENTQTHARQYVGNALNCSNCHLDNGRHANSAPMWAAYVAYPKYRRKEQQVNTLEERIQGCFRFSMNGRPPPADSQDMVALVSYFHWLATGLPVGITPKGAGYPELPAPHEAPSIERGASVYATNCAMCHGADGEGLSARGAPVFPPLWGPYSFNWGAGMERISTAAAFIKANMPYGAGETLTGQQAWDVAAFVVSHPRPQDPRFTGSVEATRKLYHSRDSYYGRVVHGKLLGAPANSGE from the coding sequence ATGCAACGCGCAGCGTGGTTATTGTTGATGGTGATGCCAGTCGTCGCCTGGTGCAGTCCGACACCGCCGCTGGCGCAAACTTGCGCCACCTGTCACGGCGTCCAGGGTCAGGGTGGCGAGATGTTTCCACGCATCGCCGGCCAGCCGGCCACTTATTTGCGGAATGAATTGCAGTTCTTCCGCAGTGGTGCGCGCCCCAATCCTATGATGCAGGTGGCAACCAAGGGGCTGAGCGATGCCGATATTGCTGCACTGGCGGCGTATTTCAGCCAACTCCATCCACCTTATACCCCAACCGCCGGCACACTGTCCGCGGCGGAGAGATTGCGTGGACAGCAACTTGTCACCACCGGCGATTGGCAACACGGCGTACCCGCGTGTGCGCGCTGTCACGGCCCGGATCTAGGCGGCGTCGCACCGCAGATTCCCGCCCTGGCAGGTCAGTCACCTCAATATATGGCTTCCACGCTGCGGCTTTATCAAGGCATGGATGTGAATGCGCCTCATTACTTCCCGGTTTTGATCATGAGCCGCGTAAGCAAGGGATTAAGCGATACTGACATTCAGGCGGTAACGGGGTATATCGCGCAACTCAAACCGAGTGAGAAACCACAGCCATCGCGGCCGGCACACGATCCAGCTTACAAGTTCACCGCGCAATCACCGGATGATTTCCAGCCACCGTCGGAATCCGCAGTTCCAGAAGGGCCGGACGGTGACATGATCTGGGAAGGTTTGCAGGTTTTTGAAAATACCCAGACCCATGCGCGCCAATATGTAGGCAATGCGCTGAACTGCTCCAATTGCCATCTGGACAATGGCCGGCACGCAAACTCCGCGCCGATGTGGGCGGCGTATGTCGCCTATCCGAAATACCGTCGGAAAGAACAGCAGGTGAACACACTGGAAGAGCGCATTCAGGGATGTTTTCGCTTCAGCATGAACGGCAGGCCGCCACCCGCAGACAGTCAGGATATGGTCGCGCTGGTGAGTTATTTCCACTGGCTCGCTACCGGTCTGCCGGTGGGTATCACCCCCAAGGGTGCGGGTTACCCGGAGTTACCCGCGCCACACGAGGCTCCGAGCATCGAACGCGGCGCGAGCGTGTACGCGACAAACTGCGCGATGTGCCACGGCGCTGACGGCGAAGGGCTCAGCGCACGCGGTGCGCCAGTATTTCCGCCTTTATGGGGACCCTACTCATTCAACTGGGGCGCCGGCATGGAACGCATCAGTACGGCCGCGGCCTTCATCAAAGCCAACATGCCCTACGGTGCAGGTGAGACGCTGACCGGTCAACAAGCCTGGGATGTGGCCGCATTTGTGGTCAGCCATCCGCGTCCGCAGGATCCACGCTTTACCGGGAGCGTGGAGGCTACGCGCAAGCTTTATCACAGCCGCGACAGCTATTACGGCCGCGTGGTCCATGGGAAGCTATTAGGTGCGCCCGCAAATTCAGGAGAATGA
- a CDS encoding rhodanese-like domain-containing protein, producing the protein MTTAAEMVAKAKSKIHEVTPQDVASKLGKVLIVDVREPEEYAAGHIPGAINIPRGVLEFRINQYPDLQDRDREIVMQCQGGGRSALATVAMQDLGFKHVVNLAGGFGAWNAAGLPTER; encoded by the coding sequence ATGACCACTGCCGCTGAAATGGTCGCCAAAGCCAAAAGCAAGATTCACGAAGTTACGCCGCAGGATGTGGCATCAAAATTGGGCAAGGTCCTGATCGTGGACGTGCGTGAACCCGAGGAATACGCCGCCGGTCATATCCCGGGCGCCATTAACATTCCACGCGGTGTGCTGGAGTTCAGAATCAATCAGTACCCGGACCTGCAGGACCGCGACCGCGAGATCGTAATGCAGTGCCAGGGCGGCGGACGCTCGGCGCTCGCAACCGTGGCAATGCAGGACCTCGGCTTCAAGCACGTCGTAAACCTCGCCGGCGGGTTCGGCGCCTGGAACGCCGCCGGATTGCCCACCGAGCGCTGA
- a CDS encoding cation diffusion facilitator family transporter: MHVHTPAARAQSAVGQRAFVYALLLTFGFAAAEVIAGVWANSLALLGDAGHMATDGLAFGVAALAARIALKPASAHHSYGLGRAEVMAALFNTLFMLAIVAAIVVEALLRLRQPPSVHAPVVMLVGAIGLLINFGIYRVLQRGESSLNMRASLLHVMGDLLGSLAALVSGVVIFFSGWLYIDPLLSLFIAALILISSLRLLGETSRVLLEGVPRGLDLTEIGRSMAGVTGVRSVHDLHVWSLSSREVSLSAHVVIDDMRDWQEVLVRIREHLQQRYAITHATLQPEPEVLARVPLQNLGKRP; this comes from the coding sequence ATGCACGTTCACACACCTGCGGCCCGTGCGCAGTCCGCCGTAGGTCAGCGTGCATTTGTGTATGCGTTGTTGCTGACCTTTGGCTTCGCCGCGGCCGAAGTCATCGCCGGCGTCTGGGCCAATTCTCTCGCGTTGCTGGGTGACGCCGGGCACATGGCGACCGACGGCCTGGCGTTCGGCGTCGCGGCCTTGGCCGCCAGAATCGCGCTCAAGCCGGCCTCGGCACATCACAGTTACGGCCTGGGTCGTGCTGAAGTCATGGCCGCATTGTTCAACACCCTGTTCATGCTGGCAATCGTGGCCGCGATTGTGGTGGAAGCGCTGCTGCGCCTGCGCCAACCGCCGTCGGTACACGCGCCCGTAGTCATGCTGGTGGGGGCCATCGGACTGCTGATCAATTTCGGCATTTACCGCGTGCTGCAGCGCGGCGAGAGCAGTCTGAACATGCGCGCCAGTCTGCTGCACGTAATGGGGGACCTGCTCGGGTCGCTGGCCGCGCTGGTCAGCGGCGTAGTGATCTTTTTCAGTGGCTGGCTTTACATTGATCCGCTGCTGTCGCTGTTTATCGCCGCGCTGATCCTGATATCCAGCCTGCGGCTGCTGGGTGAAACCAGCCGTGTACTCCTCGAAGGCGTGCCGCGCGGATTGGACCTGACGGAGATCGGCCGCAGCATGGCGGGAGTGACCGGCGTGCGCTCGGTGCACGACCTGCACGTGTGGTCACTGTCGTCGCGCGAGGTCTCGTTGTCGGCACATGTGGTGATTGACGACATGCGTGACTGGCAGGAGGTACTGGTGCGCATCCGCGAGCATTTGCAGCAGCGCTATGCAATCACCCACGCCACACTGCAACCGGAGCCGGAAGTATTGGCACGCGTCCCATTGCAAAACCTGGGGAAGCGCCCGTGA
- a CDS encoding PsiF family protein, with translation MKKLMVPLCIVLTVAAFAVTSNVSASEGKTTTPQQEKMANCAHANKGKKGDEYKRGMRECLHGKSAATAAKTADPKANSEEKKAEGMMTPAQKKMKACSAQAKEKQMKGKARADFMSECLKDG, from the coding sequence ATGAAGAAGTTAATGGTTCCCCTGTGTATCGTCCTGACAGTGGCCGCATTTGCGGTCACCTCCAACGTGTCTGCATCGGAAGGCAAGACCACGACACCCCAGCAGGAAAAAATGGCGAACTGTGCCCACGCGAACAAGGGCAAGAAAGGCGACGAGTACAAGCGCGGCATGCGCGAATGCCTGCACGGCAAGAGCGCGGCAACCGCCGCAAAGACCGCAGATCCCAAGGCCAATTCCGAAGAAAAGAAAGCCGAGGGCATGATGACTCCCGCGCAGAAAAAAATGAAGGCCTGCAGTGCCCAGGCGAAGGAAAAGCAGATGAAAGGCAAAGCGCGCGCGGACTTCATGAGCGAGTGCCTGAAAGACGGCTGA
- a CDS encoding class I SAM-dependent methyltransferase: MQPDSFKDHFSGHAAAYADARPRYPVELFQWLATLTAQHALAWDCGTGNGQAALGLAEHFKKVIATDPSKEQIANAFPHAHVEYRVAAAASPGLDHHSVDLVTVAQALHWFDLPKFYAQLKRVLKSDGAIAAWCYGLCSITPDIDAVLRDFYNSTVGPYWPPERRLIDDAYRTLEFPFREITPPAFSMRHQWDLAQFLAYLDTWSAVQRYIQENGRNPVGKLGDTLRRVWGAPDSQRTVSWPLHIRAGRIKA; encoded by the coding sequence ATGCAACCGGACTCGTTCAAGGATCATTTTTCCGGGCATGCGGCGGCTTATGCGGATGCGCGGCCGCGCTATCCGGTCGAGTTGTTCCAGTGGCTGGCGACCCTCACGGCGCAACACGCTCTCGCCTGGGACTGTGGTACCGGCAACGGCCAGGCCGCTTTAGGGCTGGCGGAGCACTTCAAAAAAGTAATCGCTACCGATCCCAGCAAGGAGCAGATTGCGAACGCCTTTCCTCATGCGCATGTGGAATACCGCGTGGCCGCAGCGGCATCACCGGGTTTGGATCACCATTCTGTTGATCTGGTGACGGTCGCACAGGCGCTGCATTGGTTTGACCTGCCGAAGTTTTACGCGCAGTTGAAGCGCGTGCTCAAATCCGACGGAGCCATTGCCGCCTGGTGCTATGGCCTATGCAGCATTACGCCGGACATTGATGCTGTGCTCCGGGACTTTTACAACAGTACGGTGGGCCCGTATTGGCCGCCGGAACGCCGGCTGATTGATGACGCTTACCGCACGCTTGAGTTTCCATTCCGGGAAATCACACCGCCCGCGTTCAGCATGCGGCATCAGTGGGATCTTGCGCAGTTCCTTGCCTATCTCGATACCTGGTCCGCGGTGCAGCGCTACATCCAGGAGAATGGGCGTAATCCGGTAGGGAAACTCGGCGATACATTGCGCCGCGTCTGGGGAGCGCCCGACAGCCAGCGAACGGTAAGCTGGCCTTTGCACATCCGCGCGGGCAGGATCAAGGCCTGA
- a CDS encoding MAPEG family protein — protein MKPELIFTPMLVLVFWTFVIVTWLAYKRFSAGFAGRVKAGYFKVGESEKVPDDVRVVGRNFANLFEMPVLFYAVCISVFVTHQTSHALVVLAWCYVILRVVHSLIHVTYNYVNHRFMVYFGSCLLLLAMWIIFAVNLSSRASLTVSWPLH, from the coding sequence ATGAAACCGGAGCTGATATTTACGCCGATGCTGGTGCTGGTGTTCTGGACTTTCGTGATTGTGACCTGGCTGGCATACAAGCGCTTCAGTGCGGGGTTTGCCGGGCGCGTGAAAGCCGGTTATTTCAAAGTCGGCGAATCCGAAAAAGTCCCCGACGATGTACGCGTCGTAGGCCGAAATTTCGCCAATCTGTTCGAGATGCCGGTACTGTTCTATGCCGTGTGTATTTCGGTATTTGTGACGCATCAGACGAGTCACGCGCTGGTAGTTCTGGCTTGGTGCTATGTGATCCTGCGCGTTGTCCATTCCCTGATCCATGTCACGTATAACTACGTTAATCATCGCTTTATGGTTTACTTCGGCAGTTGCCTCTTGCTGCTGGCGATGTGGATCATCTTCGCGGTGAACCTGTCCAGCAGGGCGAGCCTGACCGTATCCTGGCCGTTGCATTGA
- a CDS encoding cyclase family protein, whose product MSRIIDLSHSVEHGLITYKGLPAPVICDYLSREASQSHYSDGTSFHIGKIEMVANTGTYVDAPFHRYAHGKDLSELPLASLANLEGLVFHAAEDMRAIGPSLFKGADVQGKAVLVHTGWARHWGTDRYFEGHPFLTKAAAQWLHEKSAALVGIDSLNIDDIADGRRPVHSILLGAEIPVCEHLCNLEMLPDRGFRFHAVPVKVKRFGTFPVRAYAIV is encoded by the coding sequence ATGTCCCGCATAATCGATCTCAGTCACAGTGTCGAACACGGCCTGATCACCTACAAGGGTCTGCCGGCGCCGGTGATTTGCGATTACCTGTCGCGGGAAGCATCGCAGAGCCATTACAGTGACGGTACCAGCTTTCACATCGGCAAGATCGAGATGGTGGCCAATACCGGTACCTACGTGGACGCGCCGTTTCATCGCTACGCGCACGGCAAGGATTTGTCCGAATTGCCGCTGGCGTCACTCGCGAATCTTGAAGGCCTGGTATTCCATGCCGCGGAGGATATGCGCGCCATCGGGCCGAGCCTGTTCAAGGGAGCGGATGTACAGGGCAAGGCCGTTCTGGTGCACACCGGCTGGGCCAGGCACTGGGGCACTGACCGGTACTTCGAAGGCCACCCGTTTCTCACCAAAGCGGCCGCGCAGTGGCTCCATGAGAAAAGCGCCGCGCTGGTCGGCATTGATTCCCTGAATATTGACGACATTGCGGACGGCCGGCGCCCGGTGCATTCCATCCTGCTGGGCGCGGAGATTCCCGTGTGCGAGCATCTGTGCAATCTGGAGATGCTGCCCGACCGGGGCTTCAGGTTTCACGCCGTGCCGGTCAAGGTCAAGCGTTTCGGGACCTTTCCGGTGCGCGCCTATGCCATCGTCTGA